A DNA window from Scomber japonicus isolate fScoJap1 chromosome 14, fScoJap1.pri, whole genome shotgun sequence contains the following coding sequences:
- the LOC128372499 gene encoding zinc finger protein 501-like, whose amino-acid sequence MSTPQLLRAFVNERLTAAAEEIFDVFERTIAKYEEEACSSQQEIERLRGMLLDLVSNQKTDISQSSVCKEETRPEQQHHYQQESSLSVTQREPEPRHVKEEDEELWANQQQEEQVQFKDTDILHLPHPSSSWRQNEREDTKHQTQVSESGEQFDELQETEDAHLMLPLPSQLLIQNESVQDGRERLNQTQTEQSQSCVISDLSHLNSAAPSYHCYLCDKSFSSNPHLINHAFRVHSKDTGVLCAVCGKNFESTESLSEHLKSHKGSKCCHVCGKHCNSTTVLTEHMASHAGVKLHRCHVCGKECSRKGDLKIHMRIHTGEKPFRCSHCLKSFTHSGHLKKHMRSHTGERPHQCDVCGRGFLQKEHLKYHLRTHARKF is encoded by the exons ATGTCCACTCCGCAGCTGCTCAGGGCTTTCGTTAACGAGCGGCTGACAGCTGCTGCCGAGGagatatttgatgtttttgagCGGACCATCGCAAAATATGAAGAGGAAGCTTGCAGCTCTCAGCAGGAGATTGAGCGTCTCAGAGGGATGCTGCTCGATTTAGTTTCCAACCAGAAAACAG ACATCTCTCAGTCGTCGGTCTGTAAAGAGGAAACTCGCcctgagcagcagcatcacTATCAGCAGGAGTCGAGTCTCAGCGTCACTCAGAGGGAACCAGAACCCCGTCACGttaaagaggaagatgaggaactATGGGCCAATCAGCAACAAGAAGAGCAGGTTCAGTTTAAGGATACAGATATCCTGCACCTACCTCATCCCTCTTCATCATGGAGACAAAATGAGCGAGAAGACACAAAACATCAGACTCAGGTCAGTGAAAGTGGGGAGCAGTTTGACGAGTTGCAGGAAACAGAAGATGCACATTTAATGCTACCTCTGCCCTCACAGCTTCTGATTCAAAATGAAAGTGTCCAGGATGGAAGAGAAAGGCTAaaccaaacacagacagaacaaAGTCAGAGTTGTGTTATCTCTGATTTATCTCATTTAAACTCAGCTGCACCCAGCTATCACTGTTATTTATGTGACAAATCCTTCTCTTCCAATCCTCACTTGATAAATCACGCTTTCCGCGTGCATTCAAAGGACACAGGTGTCCTCTGCGCTGTGTGCGGGAAGAACTTCGAGTCCACTGAAAGTCTTAGCGAGCACCTTAAATCGCACAAGGGCTCAAAATGTTGTCACGTGTGCGGTAAACATTGCAACAGTACGACTGTTCTGACTGAGCATATGGCCAGCCACGCAGGGGTGAAACTGCACCGCTGCCACGTTTGCGGGAAAGAGTGCAGCCGGAAAGGGGATTTAAAGATACACATGAGGATCCACACGGGTGAGAAACCTTTCCGCTGCTCTCACTGCCTTAAAAGTTTCACCCACAGCGGACATCTGAAGAAGCACATGCGGAGCCACACAGGAGAGAGACCGCACCAGTGTGACGTCTGCGGCAGAGGGTTTCTACAGAAGGAACACCTGAAATACCACTTAAGAACTCACGCTCGCaaattttga